A single window of Nocardia sp. NBC_01327 DNA harbors:
- a CDS encoding lipase family protein, translated as MTAFTNRFDEAAVGAGRSTATSAGPVPGRLLSAEPTTAYLLPGLRLPARAWRIEYTSTNGSGAPIQVTGTVLVPREPWRGEGSRPLIGYAVGTQGLADKVASASWQLRVGLEYESVFITAALRRGWALAITDYPGLGNPGTHPYVMGRALGPSVLDSMRAARRLTAAGLDPNGPLGIYGYSEGGCAAGWALQLQPGYAPDLPLAGGVVGSAPADLEDMISFLDGSPYAFLLFYGVLGLDAAYPELDVLQYLKPQGRALAAVFRRTHAIPAALVGIGLGAFVPKKVSTYCHRMPFEVPEVKARLRENKLGALAPAAPVLVAGGTAEQIIPYPQAVRLAEDWKALGVDVTMLSMPRREHITGALSFAGPAMRFLAERFADIQSMQMQRGA; from the coding sequence ATGACTGCGTTCACCAACCGCTTCGACGAGGCGGCGGTCGGTGCCGGAAGGTCCACGGCGACATCCGCCGGACCTGTCCCGGGTCGACTGCTGTCCGCGGAGCCCACGACGGCATATCTACTGCCCGGCCTGCGACTTCCCGCCCGCGCCTGGCGCATCGAGTACACCTCCACCAATGGTTCCGGTGCGCCGATTCAGGTCACCGGCACGGTGCTGGTGCCGCGCGAGCCGTGGCGCGGCGAGGGTTCGCGACCGCTGATCGGCTACGCCGTGGGCACCCAGGGGCTGGCCGATAAGGTCGCCTCCGCCTCCTGGCAGCTGCGCGTCGGCCTCGAATACGAATCGGTCTTCATCACCGCCGCCCTGCGCCGCGGCTGGGCCCTCGCCATCACCGACTACCCGGGATTGGGTAATCCGGGCACGCACCCGTATGTCATGGGCCGCGCACTGGGACCGTCGGTGCTCGACAGCATGCGCGCCGCGCGCCGCCTGACCGCCGCCGGACTGGACCCGAACGGCCCGCTCGGCATCTACGGCTACTCCGAAGGCGGTTGTGCCGCAGGCTGGGCGCTGCAATTGCAGCCCGGCTACGCGCCCGATCTGCCCTTGGCCGGCGGTGTGGTCGGCTCGGCTCCCGCCGATCTGGAAGACATGATCAGCTTCCTGGACGGCAGCCCGTACGCCTTCCTGCTGTTCTACGGCGTGCTCGGCCTGGATGCCGCCTACCCGGAACTCGATGTGCTGCAGTACCTCAAGCCGCAGGGCCGGGCGCTGGCGGCGGTGTTCCGCCGGACGCACGCGATTCCCGCGGCGCTGGTCGGCATCGGCCTGGGGGCCTTCGTTCCCAAGAAGGTCTCCACGTACTGCCACCGCATGCCGTTCGAGGTGCCGGAAGTCAAAGCGCGCCTGCGTGAGAACAAGCTCGGTGCGCTGGCTCCGGCGGCCCCGGTGCTGGTCGCGGGCGGTACGGCAGAACAGATCATCCCGTATCCGCAGGCCGTGCGGCTCGCGGAGGACTGGAAGGCCCTCGGCGTGGATGTCACCATGCTGTCCATGCCGCGTCGCGAACACATCACCGGCGCACTGTCTTTCGCCGGCCCCGCCATGCGCTTCCTGGCCGAGCGCTTCGCGGACATCCAGTCGATGCAGATGCAGCGCGGCGCCTGA
- a CDS encoding YeiH family protein translates to MSDTAIDPNKTDDEFDETPSEPLTVKSLLAYLPGIALLVAVGVLGKYTEIWWLKIAKHEHWTVPDIEYVLWAILIGLLITNTVGLHRIFRPGVGTYEFWLKVGIIALGSRFVLGDVAKLGGTSIIQILVDMTVSGAIILTVARLLGLSGKLGSLLAIGTAICGVSAIIAAKGAIRARNSDVGYAIAAILALGAVALFALPPLGHAIGLTDHEFGLWAGLAVDNTAETTATGYLFSDTAGKTAVLVKSTRNALIGFVVLGFAAYWAARGEADAIAPGLRAKAAFVWAKFPKFVLGFLAVSALATAHWLNKAQITNLGNLSRWAFLLTFAGVGLNTNIRELARTGWRPLVVAVIGLVTVAVVSLGLVLFTSRVLHWNVGV, encoded by the coding sequence GTGAGTGATACCGCGATCGACCCGAACAAGACCGACGACGAATTCGACGAGACCCCGAGCGAGCCGCTCACCGTCAAGAGCCTGCTCGCCTATCTGCCCGGCATCGCACTGCTGGTGGCCGTCGGCGTGCTCGGCAAGTACACCGAGATCTGGTGGCTGAAGATCGCCAAGCACGAGCACTGGACCGTACCCGATATCGAGTACGTGCTGTGGGCCATTCTGATCGGCCTGCTCATTACCAATACCGTTGGCCTGCACCGCATTTTCCGCCCCGGCGTGGGCACCTACGAGTTCTGGCTGAAGGTCGGCATCATCGCGCTCGGCTCCCGCTTCGTGCTCGGTGATGTGGCAAAGCTGGGCGGTACCAGCATCATTCAGATCCTGGTGGATATGACGGTGTCCGGGGCCATCATTCTGACCGTGGCGCGGCTGCTCGGACTGTCGGGCAAGCTCGGATCGCTGCTGGCGATCGGCACCGCGATCTGTGGCGTCTCGGCGATCATCGCGGCCAAGGGCGCCATCCGGGCGCGCAATTCGGATGTCGGCTATGCCATTGCCGCGATTCTGGCGCTCGGCGCGGTGGCGCTGTTCGCACTGCCGCCGCTCGGGCATGCCATCGGCCTGACCGATCACGAGTTCGGGCTGTGGGCGGGTCTGGCGGTCGATAACACCGCGGAGACCACCGCCACCGGCTACCTGTTCTCCGATACGGCCGGTAAGACCGCGGTGCTGGTCAAGTCGACCCGCAACGCGCTCATCGGATTCGTGGTGCTGGGCTTCGCGGCCTACTGGGCGGCGCGCGGCGAGGCCGATGCCATCGCTCCGGGGCTGCGCGCCAAGGCCGCCTTCGTCTGGGCCAAGTTCCCGAAGTTCGTGCTCGGCTTCCTGGCGGTCTCGGCGCTGGCGACCGCGCACTGGCTGAACAAGGCGCAGATCACCAATCTGGGCAATCTGTCGCGCTGGGCGTTCCTGCTCACCTTCGCGGGCGTGGGTCTGAACACCAATATCCGCGAGCTGGCCCGCACGGGCTGGCGGCCGCTGGTGGTCGCCGTGATCGGGCTGGTGACGGTCGCGGTGGTCTCACTGGGTTTGGTGCTGTTCACCTCGCGTGTCCTGCATTGGAACGTCGGCGTCTGA